Sequence from the Fictibacillus arsenicus genome:
TCTCGTCAATGTCGAACGGTTTTGCAAAGTGAGTAATTGCTCCCAGTTTCATGGCTTCATGAATCATGTCCAGCTCACCGTAAGCAGTCATAATAATAACTTGGATCGTTTCGTCATGCTTCTTCACACGCCGAAGAATCTCCAGTCCATCCATTCCTGGAATTTTCATATCTAAAATAACAAGATCAGGGCGGTCCTTCTCCACAATTGAAAGAGCTTGTACACCATTAGCAGCCTGATACGTCTTGTAACCTTCTTTTTGAAAAATTTCATTTAAAAGAATTCTAATGCCATATTGATCGTCTACAATTAATATTTTCCCGCTCATTATTGCTCACCTCATCTGAGTTCATTTGCAAAACAACTTATCTGTATTAATTTCTATATATCCAAAGAATTTCCTGCTGCCCATCCATGAAATGTCATGTTAAATTCAGTATACTAAACTAAAGAACTATTTTGCGATGAATTGAAATTCGCGTTAAGGGAGTACATTTATGCTTAAGATCTTTTCAACACAAGTTTCAGGATTATTAAAAGCAATATCCGATAAAGAAGAACAATCGATCGAGGAGAGTTCCCGCCTGCTGGCACATACCGTTTTGTCTGAAGGAACTGTTTATTTTAAGGGATTTGGCGAAATGGAAGCTGTTGTGAGCGAGGCGCTGTTTGGTGAAAATAAATTCCGGCGCGGGGCGGAGTTTACGGATGCAAGCTGGGAGGAACTATTACCGGTTGATAGTGTAGTTGTGGCAAGCCGGTTTGCTGATGATTTCGAGGCATTGGATTTTTGTAAAAAAGTAAAAGAACATGCCGATTGCTATGTTATATTGCTTGGTGGACGCAGAAAAGAAGCAGTTTTGGAGACGACGGCAGATATTGTGATCGATACGAAGGCTGCTCGCGGTTTAGTGCCATTAGATGATGGCTCCCGTATCGGAGTCCCGTCTGGATTGACTGCCTTATTCGCTTATTACGCACTCTTTTTAACGACAGAAGAAATTTTAGAAGAATATGATGAGGAATAAGAAGAAGCCTGGCTGATGTTAGACTAACCTAGGTAGATGAGACACAATAAAACACCTCCGAAATGATACACTTATTCTAAGTGATAATCGGAGGTGTTTTTGCATGGGCAAAAACGTATATTCAAAAGAAACAAAGTGGGCTGTTGTTAAGGATAAAATGAGTGGCCAATTTACGAATGAAGAAATTATGAATAAGTATGGCATTAAAAATGTTTCGCAAATAAAAACATGGGTGAAATGGTATCGTGAAAATCAAGTACACCGGTTTAATCAGCCAATAGGCA
This genomic interval carries:
- a CDS encoding response regulator, with the translated sequence MMSGKILIVDDQYGIRILLNEIFQKEGYKTYQAANGVQALSIVEKDRPDLVILDMKIPGMDGLEILRRVKKHDETIQVIIMTAYGELDMIHEAMKLGAITHFAKPFDIDEIRAAVRKELPLNTPS
- a CDS encoding DUF2529 family protein — its product is MLKIFSTQVSGLLKAISDKEEQSIEESSRLLAHTVLSEGTVYFKGFGEMEAVVSEALFGENKFRRGAEFTDASWEELLPVDSVVVASRFADDFEALDFCKKVKEHADCYVILLGGRRKEAVLETTADIVIDTKAARGLVPLDDGSRIGVPSGLTALFAYYALFLTTEEILEEYDEE